The following proteins come from a genomic window of Diorhabda sublineata isolate icDioSubl1.1 chromosome 7, icDioSubl1.1, whole genome shotgun sequence:
- the LOC130446455 gene encoding uncharacterized protein LOC130446455, translating into MEKSDSYLHKKFKKQINVESIIQNDKENKKSAPVETFAQKIDQKEKEKMDKTDNIEPVPNQSTNSSPSRTSNAKSSISLGNQQSSNSYISYVVSKQPDHHQPTSFDTKQTNYTDNTSSTSSILNNVYPTANYNYAGDNYGIFNANFHRDDVKPDETSTPKYDEQKNSVGKYVCPYCNLVCSKPSVLQKHIRAHTNERPYPCESCGFSFKTRSNLYKHCRSRTHANRLLVTKTPDANHESEIAKNPPNDSEFKDEPKKPYKPRFHTAKLFDNPPPDSTEDATNTSTTTTRFVSHHINKIINRNNSSAPQPSETFVQKEIRHDEPLNLTKNRKRSMSEVTEPVIQKSLIKELLLKNLSSSSDMQCPHCKMIFQTVTELDVHKYRNCKGKSAGPKYTRSSSVNVASILTHNKNAFDNIPRMQFPLDSPGPFLGKTRLIESDKTKSFSFDSGNLPLVNRGETASSPPNYLLSPLSFDKDKKPRIKLFGGEVKVHSSGESKTFKIEDEFDKDANFIGNLSENRVVKTSLQSGGTVLTNTNKSDTKTPKENIDFDKSIFTFDTIRNIDDDVSITKSYPEESSPLYKNIIDFSQNALKMLTPNIRQPTVPTNFNHRTPPGDFKTNLYNPLNLLVNGQVVRHVPGMPGPVVENTPPIRQNLPPLVIDKPPPMTDHPSPKPTETCSQDKNGARLFAQPDKLIKSPKNNNNNNPVQIRATANFLLPERLNRSPKSDGSDTKCAEDKSAEGEIKKFARPNSLALKPTTASLKQHHGLTPTMFNQILISPDTPRVAKKYAEHFLHGNYFSYLGLKSSTRPVYCTLNKTQPFYVPHFKKLSMYSEWRQQDTKQDKLYVSDYDSRQINKSYSIAGKTSANLIIHSSYKFVITETSSAQSEKEDEPQKNNTILGGYECNEDYIYVRGRGRGRYVCDQCGIRCKKPSMLKKHIRTHSNDRPYTCSHCNFSFKTKGNLTKHMKSKAHSKNSTTSTGSSSSSAQQSAQSSESDTDDSGMDSSDESTRQQEHEAAYGLLSLSQKPTQTSGNIGTKSPTEAFMTTEELAHVSKTIYAKNKFLDQPNTTMSPSFKTMELNISASEETAENQNVRTYLGMGSISRPLTYPYTTVLIGEKVVLPSPEPENKLSESVTNPVEPKCIKQFNVIKKYVPQGKLSPDLPENENYCYEETLNNVKNITTTPNRTLPTLKINDVVITAESVSDIRKRKFSITEFPHKNKIQKNDEVMDLSMANNQEKLNGTLVNEVVNNFRLTESEKNVANEIFNALQKPQSPPRLEINEDREEIPIYNNNNNNNNSTVIILRPLSADTQDQHQNYNEETGNNTDYDNSAMETLADVATKQVKLEKNTLAKSVASEFLKLATKNENIDGGINTVNFGPVNKDVNDIIVKSEGNKSCTICSKSFNKPSQLRLHMNIHYLERPFRCDSCSVSFRTKGHLQKHERSASHHNKLSSSPALSSSEPRPFKCSDCNIAFRIHGHLAKHLRSKMHIQRLECLKKLPFGLYAELERSNSLLTEINTCDGDQCLESLKTLAKKVFVNHPNKLNEIEQRETIMADS; encoded by the exons AtggaaaaaagtgacagttacCTGcacaaaaaattcaagaaaCAAATTAACGTTGAATCCATAATCCAAAATGACAAGGAAAACAAGAAGAGCGCTCCGGTGGAGACGTTCGCGcaaaaaatcgatcaaaaagaaaaagaaaaaatggataaaacgGACAATATCGAACCTGTGCCAAATCAAAGTACAAATAGCAGCCCTTCGCGTACGTCGAACGCCAAGTCTTCCATATCACTAGGCAACCAACAATCTTCGAACTCTTACATATCATATGTAGTTTCGAAACAACCAGATCATCATCAACCGACTAGTTTTGATACTAAACAGACCAACTATACAGATAATACTAGTAGCACGTCTTCCATTTTGAACAACGTTTACCCGACCGCCAACTACAATTACGCCGGAGACAATTACGGCATCTTCAACGCCAATTTCCATCGAGACGACGTCAAACCGGATGAAACGTCGACTCCCAAATACGACGAACAAAAAAACTCCGTCGGAAAATACGTTTGCCCCTATTGCAATCTAGTCTGCTCGAAACCGAGCGTTTTGCAAAAACACATCAGAGCCCACACCAACGAAAGACCGTACCCCTGCGAAAGTTGCGGCTTCTCCTTCAAAACCAGATCGAACCTCTACAAACATTGCAGATCCAGGACGCACGCCAACAGATTATTGGTGACCAAAACTCCGGACGCGAACCACGAGTCCGAAATAGCGAAAAACCCGCCGAACGATTCGGAATTCAAAGACGAACCGAAGAAACCGTACAAACCCAGGTTCCATACGGCGAAATTATTCGATAACCCCCCGCCAGATAGTACCGAAGACGCGACGAATACCTCGACGACGACCACCCGATTCGTGTCGCACCACATCAACAAAATCATAAATAGAAACAATTCCTCGGCGCCGCAACCCAGCGAGACGTTCGTACAAAAAGAAATCCGCCACGACGAGCCGCTCAACCTCACCAAAAACCGAAAGAGATCCATGAGCGAAGTAACCGAACCGGTCATCCAAAAGAGCCTAATCAAAGAACTCCTGCTGAAAAATCTGAGCAGCTCCTCCGACATGCAATGCCCCCATTGCAAGATGATCTTCCAAACGGTCACCGAATTGGACGTCCACAAATACagaaattgcaaaggaaaatcCGCCGGACCGAAATATACCAGAAGTAGTTCGGTGAACGTCGCTTCGATATTAACGCACAACAAAAACGCTTTCGACAACATTCCTCGGATGCAATTCCCCCTCGACTCCCCGGGACCGTTCCTAGGCAAAACTCGACTAATAGAAAGCGACAAAACCAAATCGTTTTCCTTCGATAGCGGAAATCTACCTCTGGTTAATCGAGGGGAAACCGCATCCTCGCCGCCCAATTACCTTTTGTCCCCCCTTTCCTTCGATAAAGATAAAAAACCCCGCATCAAATTATTCGGGGGGGAAGTGAAAGTGCATTCGTCGGGCGAATCGAAAACCTTCAAAATCGAAGACGAATTCGATAAAGATGCGAATTTTATCGGTAATTTAAGCGAAAATCGAGTCGTCAAAACTAGTTTACAATCCGGAGGCACCGTTTTAACGAATACCAATAAATCCGACACGAAAACCCCCAAAGAAAATATAGATTTCGATAAATCGATTTTTACTTTCGATACAATTCGAAATATCGACGACGACGTATCGATTACCAAATCGTATCCGGAAGAATCGAGTCCTCTATATAAGAATATAATCGATTTCAGTCAGAACGCTCTTAAAATGTTGACGCCTAATATTAGACAACCGACTGTACCTACGAATTTTAATCATCGAACGCCACCCGGCGACTTTAAAACCAATTTGTACAATCCTCTGAATCTATTGGTGAACGGTCAAGTCGTTAGACACGTGCCGGGTATGCCGGGACCCGTAGTCGAAAATACCCCCCCGATCCGACAAAATTTACCCCCTTTAGTAATCGATAAACCCCCTCCGATGACGGACCACCCATCTCCGAAACCGACGGAAACTTGCTCCCAGGATAAAAACGGCGCGAGGTTATTCGCGCAACCCGATAAACTGATCAAATCgcccaaaaataataataataataatccgGTGCAAATTAGAGCGACGGCCAATTTTTTGCTACCGGAAAGATTGAACAGATCCCCGAAATCGGACGGTTCCGATACGAAATGCGCGGAAGACAAATCCGCCGAAGGGGAAATCAAGAAATTCGCCAGACCGAATAGTTTGGCTTTGAAACCGACGACGGCGTCATTGAAACAACACCACGGCTTGACGCCGACCATGTTCAATCAGATCCTGATCAGCCCAGATACGCCTCGAGTCGCCAAGAAGTACGCCGAGCATTTTCTTCACGGCAATTATTTCAGTTATTTGGGATTGAAGAGTTCCACGAGACCGGTCTATTGTACTTTGAACAAGACGCAACCTTTTTACGTGCCCCACTTCAAGAAATTGAGCATGTACTCCGAATGGAGGCAGCAGGATACCAAACAGGATAAATTGTACGTCAGCGACTACGATTCCAGACAGATTAACAAGAGTTACAGTATAGCGGGGAAGACTTCGGCCAATCTAATCATACATTCTAGTTATAAG tTTGTCATTACGGAAACGTCATCGGCACAATCTGAAAAAGAAGACGAACCACAGAAGAATAATACAATTTTAGGCGGGTACGAATGTAACGAAGATTATATTTACGTTCGAGGCAGGG GTAGAGGCCGATATGTATGCGACCAATGTGGGATTCGTTGTAAAAAACCGTCTATGCTTAAAAAGCACATCAGGACACATTCAAACGATAGGCCTTATACTTGCAGTCATTGTAATTTCag tttcaaaACTAAAGGAAACTTAACCAAACATATGAAAAGTAAGGCCCATTCGAAAAATTCCACAACTAGTACGGGATCGTCGTCTTCATCAGCCCAACAAAGCGCTCAGAGTTCTGAATCTGATACTGACGACAGCGGAATGGATAGTAGCG aCGAATCGACGCGTCAACAAGAACACGAAGCGGCCTACGGTCTGTTGTCTCTTTCGCAAAAACCTACCCAAACATCTGGTAACATAGGCACGAAGAGCCCCACAGAAGCATTTATGACCACAGAAGAACTGGCGCACGTTTCAAAGACGATTTACGCCAAAAACAAATTCCTAGATCAACCAAACACAACGATGAGTCCAAGTTTCAAAACGATGGAGCTGAATATATCGGCATCAGAAGAAACTGCAGAAAATCAAAACGTTAGGACCTATTTAGGAATGGGAAGTATAAGTAGACCTTTGACGTATCCTTATACCACCGTTTTAATAGGAGAAAAGGTAGTATTACCTTCACCGGAACCGGAAAATAAGTTATCGGAAAGTGTTACCAATCCAGTAGAACCGAAATGTATTAAACAGTTCaacgttataaaaaaatacgttcCCCAAGGAAAATTAAGTCCCGATCTACCCGAAAACGAAAATTATTGTTACGAAGAGACCTTAAACAACGTTAAAAACATCACAACTACCCCCAACCGAACCCTACCTACTCTAAAAATAAACGACGTCGTAATAACCGCCGAAAGCGTGTCGgatataagaaaaagaaaattttcaataacggAATTTCcccataaaaacaaaatacagaAAAACGACGAAGTTATGGATCTGTCGATGGCgaataatcaagaaaaattaaacggAACGTTAGTAAACGAGGTGGTGAATAATTTTAGGTTGACGGAGAGCGAGAAGAACGTCGCCAACGAAATATTCAACGCGTTACAGAAACCACAGTCTCCTCCTCGATTGGAAATTAACGAGGACAGAGAAGAAATTCCTATTTATaataacaacaacaacaacaacaatagCACCGTTATCATATTGAGACCTCTGAGTGCGGATACACAAGATCAACATCAGAACTACAACGAAGAAACTGGCAACAATACGGATTACGACAACAGCGCCATGGAAACTCTGGCCGATGTTGCCACCAAACAAGtcaaattggagaaaaatacTTTGGCGAAGAGCGTCGCCagcgaatttttaaaattggccactaaaaacgaaaatatagaCGGCGGTATTAATACTGTTAATTTCGGACCCGTCAATAAGGACGTCAATGATATTATCGTTAAATCCGAAGGGAACAAGAGCTGCACCATTTGTTCCAAGAGTTTTAACAAACCTTCACAACTTAG